The sequence CTGCAACTGGAGAAAATTGAggctattatttatttttatgtgtgtgtgtgagtgcatgtgtgtgtgtgtgtgtgtgtgtgtgtgtgtgagtgtgtgagagagagcgtaaaTGAGCGTTTACAAATGACAGGGAAAAGTGAACCTGTCATTACAGTCTGAAACAGGTGGAGATTATCAGTCTAGAGTAAgcatctcctacacacacacacacacacacacacatacacacacacacacacacacacacacacacacacacacacacacacacacacacacacacacacacacacacacacacacacacctgtgattaTTCAgcctgtgtttatatgtgtcacTTGGATTGTGGTAATATGAAGTGTGAATATGGTGGTTTGACTCACATGCTTGTGTGGGTCTACGctgaggcttgtgtgtgtgtgtgtgtgtgtgtgtgtgcaagagttgCTGAGGTGTAATATATGGTGTGATATGTAAAGAGGAGGAAAAGCGCTAAGCCATTTACCATTtactgatgttgtgtgtgtatgtgtgcgtgtgtgtgtgtgtgtgtgtgtgtgtgtgtgtgcgcgcgtgtgcgtgtgtgcttccTCAGAGACTGAAGGCAGCTCTGGCTCATCACCCAGGAACGGTTTCCAACGGCAACATGAATAGCATGGGTCACATGATGGACATGATGTCATCACGGCAGGAGCAGGGAGGAAATGGGAGTGGCCACGCCCACATGCACCTGCAGCAAGCCCCGCCCCACGCCTACCAGCACCAATCACACGCcgtgcaccaccaccaccaccaatcaCACGCCGCGCACCACCAGCAGAGCCACGCCCACcacatgcaccaacacacacaccagtcgtCCCCCCACCACATGCACTCTGGACCCCCCtctcaggtaaacacacacacacacacacacacacacacacacaccagtcgtCCCCCCACCACATGCACTCTGGACTTCCCtctcaggtaaacacacacacacacacacacacacacacacacacacacacaccagtcgtCCCCCCACCACATGCACTCTGGACCCCCCtctcaggtaaacacacacacacacacacacacacacacacacacacacacacacacacacacacacaccagtcgtCCCCCCACCACATGCACTCTGGACTTCCCtctcaggtaaacacacacacacacacacacacacacacacacacacacacacaccagtcgtCCCCCCACCACATGCACTCTGGACTTCCCtctcaggtaaacacacacacacacacacacacacacacaccagtcgtCCCCCCACCACATGCACTCTGGACTTCCCtctcaggtaaacacacacacacacacacacacacacacacacacacacacaccagtcgtCCCCCCACCACATGCACTCTGGACCCCCCtctcaggtaaacacacacacacacacacacacatgaacacacatacacacacacacacgtgcgtacacacacacacacacggacacatacacacacacacacgcgcaaacatgcacacatacacacacacacacgggcacaaacacacacgtgtgtgtggtgccttgataaaagtgcaagtgcaagttgtCGTTGTAGCTGTTGttaacgtatgtgtgtgtgtgtgtgtgtgcagttgtaataacgtgtgtgtgtgtgtgtgtgtatgcagttgtaataatgtgtgtgtgtgtgtgtgcgcagttgtaataatgtgtgtgtgtgtgtgtgtgtgtgtgtgtgtgtatgcagttgtaataatgtgtgtgtgtgtgtgtgcagttgtaataacgtgtgtgtgtgtgtgtgtgtgtgcagttgtaataacgtgtgtgtgtgtgtgtgcagttgtaataatgtgtgtgtatgtgtgtgtgtgtgtgtgtgtgtgtatgcggttgtaataatgtgtgtgtgtgttcagttgtaataacgtgtgtgtgtgtgtgtgtgtgtgtgtgtgtgtgcagttgtaataacgtgtgtgtgtgtgtgtgtgtgtatgcagttgtaataatgtgtgtgtgtgtgcagttgtaataatgtgtgtgtgtgtgtgtgtgtgtgtgtgtgtgtgcagttgtaataatgtgtgtgtgtgtgcagttgtaataacgtgtgtgtgtgtgtgtgtgtgtgtgtgcagttgtaataacgtgtgtgtgtgtgtgtgtgcagttgtctCCGGCTGCGCAGCAGATGCAGCCGTCCCAGACGCTGCAGACGGGGCCCCCTAGTGGCGGGCGGAGGCGGCGCGTGGTGGACGAGGACCCGGACGAGAGGAGACGCAAGTTCCTGGAGCGCAACCGCGCCGCTGCCACACGCTGCCGCCAGAAGAGGAAGGTGTGGGTCATCTCCCTGGAGAAGAAGGCCGAGGAGCTCACGCAGACCAACATGcagctacaggtacacacacacacacacacacacacacacacgtgcatgacGAGCGTTAGCTGCTCTCAGGTGTATTGGGCTCATGTGCATGACGAGTGTTAGCTGCTCTCAGGTGCTCGTCTCAGTCAGGGCATTCCGTCCACCTCGCCGTTTCTGTTCACACCTCGCTATCGCACCACTAATTagattagatgtgtgtgtgtgtgtgtgtgtgtgtgtgtacagtatgtgtgtgtaagatcgCACCACTAATTagattagatgtgtgtgtgtgtgtgtgtgtacagtatgtgtgtgtaagatcgCGCCGCTAATTAGATGAACTCAAATCTAGGAGGCGGGAACTTTTCCAGGAACCTGCCTTCACGCAGTCCTCTCAGTCCTTTGCGTTTCCATCAGAATGGGAGCCTCTGGAAGTTTGTCACAGGACTTCATGATAGCAGCACTACAGTTAGATTAGCTAAAATTGCATAGCAGCTGCAGCTTTGCTAAAGTCTTTATTCTCTTTTACTTATGTGCCGACAAAGTAACTTAAAGATTCTTACTCCCTAAATTAGTCTATCCTCCTCAGAGGTGAaaaatcaacattttattttctaTGATCTTCCACTCACGCCTGTTCAGATTAGCTTTGACTTCCAACCAATATGGGAGTGTATggaccggcacacacacacacacacacacacactaacacacacacacacacacacacacacacaaccaatatGGGAGTATATggaccggcacacacacacacacacacacaaccaatgtgGGAGTATATggaccggcacacacacacacacacacacacacacacacacacacacacacacacacacacacacacacacacacacacacacacacacacacacacacacacacacacacacacacacacacacacacacacacacacaaccaatatGGGAGTATATGGACCGGCCTGTTTACTATGAGCTGAAAAGACATACAATATGTGGATGTATATGCTGTTTAAAACATGTaacagtgtatatgtgtgtgtgtgtgtgtgtgtgtgtgtgtgtttgcagaatgAGGTGACTATGCTGAAGAACGAAGTGACTCAGCTGAAGCAGTTGCTGCTGACGCATAAAGACTGCCCCATCACCACAATGCAGAAAGAGTCTCAAGGCTACCtcagtaagtacacacacacacacacacacactgccccatcACCACAATGCAGAAAGAGTCTCAAGGCTACCtcagtaagtacacacacacacacacacacacacacacactgccccatcACCACAATGCAGAAAGAGTCTCAAGGCTACCtcagtaagtacacacacacacacacacacacacacacacatatacactgttACATGTTTTAAACAGCATATACATCCACATATTGTATGTCTTTTCAGCTCATAGTAAAGATGCCgtgtatgtacacatacacctGACAGTTGAACACTGTGTCCAGTCAGTCCCattaagcctgtgtgtgtgtgtgtgtgtgtgtgtgtgtgtgtgtgtgtgtgtgtcctcaggtcCTGAGAGTAGTCCAGCAGGAAGTCCATCAGGAGGCCCCCAGCAGCAGGTCATCCAACACAGCAGCGTCAGcacctccagcacacacacacactgaacacacacacactcaacacattcacacacacacacacacacacacacactcaacacattcacacacacacacactgaacacacacacacacacacacacacacacacacacacacacactgaacacacacacacacacacacacacacacacacacacttaacacacacacactgaacacacactgaacacacacacacacacacactgaacacacacacacacacacactgaacacatgctcttaacacatacacacacgttctgaacaaacacacacacacacacacacacacacacatgttctgaacaaacacacacacacacacgttctgaacaaacacacacacatacgctgaacacacatgctctgaacacacatacacacacacacgcacacacacactcacagaacatACACACGGAACACAAACACTGCCCCAGGGACAGCCAGCACTTCCCCTCCccactggagacacacacacacacacacacacacacacacacacacacacacacacacagacgcagtgCAGTGTGTCAGTGGGGGCCATCTATTTTTGTAGAACTCTTAAAGACGTCTTGTTGTTTATTtactcgtttgtttgtttgtttgtttgtttgtttctgagcTTAAGTGGCGCTGCAGCTCTAAAGGGATGCTTGTGTTtataatactgtaatactgtgggagtgtgtgtgtgtgtgtgtgcgtgtgtgtgcgtgtgtgcgcgcgcaagaCACACTGCTGGTCATCTGACCCAGTGTTTGTACGAAGCAGGGGAGACTTGGACTCTGAACTCTGACCCTAAGGTTGATCTCTGACCCTATGGTTCACCCCTGACCTTTGTGACCTTTGAGACTCTTAGCTTTAGCGGTGGctaaagtgccccccccccccccctcaggtcGCCGACGGAAACAACAGGCTTGATTTTTGTCTGTTGTCATAGCAACGTGTCGTCAAGTCACATCGCCATGGCACCCCAGATGCCTTCAGGTGTGTTAGAATACGTGACGGGCAGCAAGAACTCCAGACCAGCCGACGGAACTCAAGAGTGACCAGCgctggagggagtgtgtgtgtgtgtgtgtgtgtgtgtgtgagcagcgctggagtgtgtgtgtgtgtgtgtgtgtgtgtgtgtgtgtgtgagcagcgctggagggagtgtgtgtgtgtgtgtgtgtgtgtgagcagcgctggagggagtgtgtgtgtgtgtgtgtgtgagcagcgctggagtgtgtgtgtgtgtggagagagagcagtgctggagggagtgtgtgtgtgtgtgtgagcagcgctggagtgtgtgtgtgtgtggagagagagcagtgctggagggagtgtgtgtgtgagctactcGGTGCCCCCTGCAGTCTGAGACTGGAACTGGAACTAAACACCTTAACAACCTtaaacaactcacacacaccacagagtggACCCTGGTGACCCATGGTGTActcatatttctgtgtgtgtgtgtgtgtgtgtgtgtgtgtgtgtatgtgtgtgtaagctccTGGATACAGCTCACATGGTTGCAGATGATTGGGATATTTTATGACCAAGGTTCGGGGTTTGGGTGATGGGGTGGCAAGGTATTATtgaggctgtagtgtgtgtgtgtgtgtgtgtgtgtgtatatagtggtTTCGGCTACTGTTTCAGGTGAAGACATAGagtctgcatacacacacacacacacacgcaaacactgaATGAACACACAGAGTATTAGTCACAGGCACATActgtcacattcacacacacacacacacacacacacacacacactcgtaaaaaagaacaaaaacaggacTGGAACCTGGTCTCCCAGGCAACATGAGCCTCCTCTGGTGATCAAGACATtccagagcccccccccccccacacacacacacacacacacacagacacagacacaggtgtgCCAACCAGGAGGTGTGTGTCCTTGCAGAGAGCActcctgaaagtgtgtgtgtgtgtgtgtgtgtgtgtctatttgtgtgtgggtgcctcTCTGTTTCCTTGTGAGTCACCATGATGGAATGACcccatagagtgtgtgtgtgtgtgtgtgtgtgtgtgtgtgtctgctggcatGCCGTCTACCTGGGCAGGTACGGCCCCAGACCAGACTCTCCACACGCTCACATGATGTCACGTAACGTCACcgtgttccgtgtgtgtgtgtgtgtgtgtgtgtgtgtgtgtgtgtgtgtgtgtgtgtgcctcaagtGTTCAGTGTCTTATCTATTAAACATGCAGGCTAGTGGCGGCCAGGACAGGTCATTTAACAccactgtcctctcctccctccccctctctctctctccttctctctctctccttctgtctctctctctctctctctctctctctcctctctctctctctctctctctctctctctctctctctctctccttctgtctctctcgtcctcaGGATGAACTGAGTAGCCACTTGCTCTCTCTAGACGCTTTAGTGTGTGTCAGATCTCAGTCTGAATGGACAGCCAGCTATCgatcgtatgtgtgtgtgtgtgtgtgtgtgtgtgtgtgtgtgtgtgtgtgtgtgtgtgtgtgtatgtgtgtgtgtcagtcagaatTATCCACTGATGGGCATtgactgacagtgtgtgtgtttattgggtATAGAGTTTGTCAGTCAGAATTATCTAGTGCGTTATATGAGAGTCACAGAACCCTTTATTTCTGAatcctttaatcagataggcctacagggttgtgtgtgtgtgtgtgtgtgtgtgtgtgtgtgtgtgtgtgtgtgtgtgtgtgtgtgtggctgcagatTGAACCAAAGCGTGCTCCTCACATACATGCAATGACAAATGGCCTTCCAGTATGTCAGCGTTttgttatttggtgtgtgtgtgtgtgtgtgtgtgttgccttcatGGCTGGAACATATTGATTTTCCTGCCTACACTCTCAGTGCTATGAGTTTTTGatagatgcgtgtgtgtgtgcatgcatgtgtgtgtgtgtgttactaagGTAACAACCAGTAAAGACAGCATTTCCCCCAGGGCAGGGATGTAGCCATGTAGCCTTCTATGCACTTTGCTcttagcacccccccccccccccccccaacaccaaaAGAATATAGGTTTGGGGGTGTTGATCAATAGCCAtatgacccccacccccaatccGGAGGTCGCCAAAGTTGCTTGCACattgccccaacacacaccaacacacaccaacacactccaacacacaccaacacacggcaacacactccaacacactccaacacataccaacacactccaacacactaacacaccaacacacgccaacaaactaacacactccaacacatcAACAGTCAGGCGAGTGTGCAGGGCAACAgatctgtttctgtgtttgttggaAGGAGttgttagcctggctatcaccatgctaagctcaatcttttaagattgaacaatagtatggggaggctgcgttttgtttctactgcacaagaggcgtgatcaatgggcatcattcaaatgactccgtacgcttggatagtccttcaaccaatcagaccaacgatccggttggataagctagtttctgattggagccaaaggttctggcagggaacagaggagatagatgtgcaggtttccagcctgagctgccgagtgaaatccaaattcgccggaagttcaggcagggttcacccagacTAAGGAGTTGTTGGACTGTTCTAGAGTCAGTCTTGTTTCATTTTGACTGTTCTAGAGTGTGTCTAACTGTTCTAGAGTCAGTCTTGTTTCATTTTGACTGTTCTAGAGTGCCTCTGACTGTTCTAGAGTCAGTCATTTCCATTATTGCCTGGGCCTTGTGGAGCTGAATGTTAATAACCagaatgttggtgtttgttggcgGTTGACAACTTTAAACTGTAGAAATAATCAGAACGTTGGCGTTTGCTGGTGTTTGTTgggcaactttagaatgttgggatTAGTTGGGGTGGTGTGCAAActccagagagagaagggaatgtgtgtgtgtgtgtgtgtgtgtgtgtgggggggttatgGGGGGGGGACCCACAGCCATATGAGGGGCTCTCTCTGCACAACGGCCCAATCTCACACACCAGCAACGGCCGTCTGCTATGAGAGGCTCACACAGCACTGTGACCAAACAGCCTgtaaagccgtgtgtgtgtgtgtgtgtgtgtgtgtgtgtgtgtgtgtgtgtgtgtgtatgaggggggggggagcagttATTGGTCTATCGGTCATGAATAGTCCTAGccaaagcttgtgtgtgtgtgtgtgtgtgtgtgtgtgagagagagaaaaatcttACTAGTGTTGCCAGTGAGGATGGCATATGGGAGCTGGAATaggtagctctctctctctctctctctctctctctctctctgtgtgtgtgtgtgtgccaccctgtCAGTAGCTGTTACTGGGCCTTTCAGTAAGCTGTCAGAGAAGCAGcctctacactcacacacacacacacacacacacacagcctcttttCTCTACGTgtggatacacaaacacatggcctCTAGTCGTtccgtgtgcacacacacacacaggggtctcATTTTAAACTGGGTAGTTTAGACAAGTATTAGCATGAAGAGGACtctgagggaatgtgtgtgtgtgtgtgtgtgtgtgtgtctgtgaatgagtgtgaaCACATTTGTatttctgtacgtgtgtgtgcacgtgtgtgtacgtgcattaGAGATGTTTGACTGATTGAGGCGAGGAGAATGACTAGAAACAGTATAAATGTATCATTTGAACCATAAACTATAAATATTgtatagattttttttctcattaatGTCCATTAATTTGTGTAACCTTGTATATGTAAACGCAAACCACCTTTCCTTTTGAGAGGAGTTCAAATGTTTGGTACCTGCTTGTACATAGTGTCTCCATGGCAACTGTTCAAATGTATGTCACCCCTGACCTTTGCCCCCTGACCTGCTCGCCGGCCCTTTCAtaagctcctcctcctccttaacggCTCCCAAGGCTCCGGCTGGGTTTGGACTCGAGGGTCGGGGCGGTTCTGAGCGGTTCCGGgcggttctgttctgttctgttctgttctgttctgactGTGCTAAAGGATCGTCTGTCTGTCGCTGCGCCTTTGTTACCCTGTAAGAAAATAAAGCACTTCTGTAAACTGCCCAAGCACGACTCTCTTGTGTctcttgtatacacacacaactacacacaacatacacacagctacacaatatacacacaactacacacaacatacacacagctacacaatatacacacaactacgcaacaccatacacacaacatacacaacaccatacacacaattatactgcatacacacaacaccatacacacaactacataaaatacacacaacaccatacacacaactacataaaatacacacaacaccatacacacaactacacaacatacacacaacaccatacacacaactacacaacatacacacaccaccatacacacaactacataaaatacacacaacaccatacacacaattacacaacatacacacatcaccatacacacaactacacaacatacacacatcaccatatacacaaatacacaatacacacacaacaacatacacacaaatacacaacatacacacaactactcaatatacacacaacaccatacacacaactacacaacaccatacacacaactacataaaatacacacaccatacacacaaatacacaatacacacacaacaacatacaaacaaatacacaacatacacactaaAACATATAGGcacgtaacacacacatgcactttaatgtttattgttatgtatgtgtatgtgtaaatttGCATGTAGTCTGTATAAGCTTTTGATTTTAACTGTGGCGTTCATggtaccgccccccccccccccccacacacacacacacgtcctataGTGGTTCAGTCCAAGCACTAATTGGTTAATGGCCTAGCCTATTTAAGGCAGGGTTCTTTCACACCAGGGGGAGACACATATGGGAGACaggaggtgcctctcatgcagcgtttatacgtcctccctcgctcctcgggcctcgatcctcactgatctacataaagaatgatgggggggaaacaatgggatagtctatccagtgttgggaacgcccctcgaggatcgagcatcgaggatcaaggaggcatgttgagaagcacccagGGAAGCCACAGAAGAGCTGGAGGTCCAGGATTAAGGGAAGTCTTGACTTTATTTGAAGTTTACAAAGTTCAAAAAAGTTGCTGTGAGGCAAGGGGAAAAGTTGGTCCAGAGTTAAGCAAGGTCGCCTTGTTGGACCTGTTGCCTAGTTAGTTGCCTAGTTAGTTGCCTAGAAAAGTGTTGTCTGGAGTGTATGAAGAACACTGTATCATGTCTGGACCCTGATTGTGGTTCCCTGATCTGCCTGTCAATGGAATAAATGGATATTTTGTACTGAAttgctgtctcctgccatcTCCTTCCCTCATCATCCAGTGTTGCGCCTCCCACGACGTGGGGTGGCCGCCTCGGTCCCTCACAACCCCATACACAactacacaacaaacacacagctacacaacatacacacaccaccatatacacaagtacacaacaaacacacagctacacaatatacacaacaccatacacacaatagcacaacatacacacaccaccatatacacaactacacaacaaacacacagctacacaatatacacacaactacgcaacaccatacacacaacatacacaacaccatacacacaattatactgcatacacacaacaccatacacacaactacataaaatacacacaacaccatacacacaactacataaaatacacacaacaccatacacacaactacacaacatacacacaacaccatacacacaactacacaacatacacacaccaccatacacacaactacataaaatacacacaacaccatacacacaattacacaacatacacacatcaccatacacacaactacacaacatacacacatcaccatatacacaaatacacaatacacacacaacaacatacacacaaatacacaacatacacacaactactcaatatacacacaacaccatacacacaactacacaacaccatacacacaactacataaaatacacacaccatacacacaaatacacaatacacacacaacaacatacaaacaaatacacaacatacacactaaAACATATAGGcacgtaacacacacatgcactttaatgtttattgttatgtatgtgtatgtgtaaatttGCATGTAGTCTGTATAAGCTTTTGATTTTAACTGTGGCGTTCATGGTACCGCCCACagctac comes from Sardina pilchardus chromosome 6, fSarPil1.1, whole genome shotgun sequence and encodes:
- the creb5b gene encoding cyclic AMP-responsive element-binding protein 5: MNTEQERPFVCSAPGCSQRFPTEDHLMIHRHKHEMTLKFPPIKNDNMLSDQTPTPTRFLKNCEEVGLFNELELEQDYCKSQRDDEDSKQNIALHGQAAQSQHQQPHGRMGGHDNGMVIQQALPSPQSSSVITQAPSTNRQIGPVPGSLSSLLHLRNRQRQPLPASMAGTLPDPSMPGSSAVLMPMERQMNMGSSMMGMQGPPHSSCSSPLGPSMHSEAKLRLKAALAHHPGTVSNGNMNSMGHMMDMMSSRQEQGGNGSGHAHMHLQQAPPHAYQHQSHAVHHHHHQSHAAHHQQSHAHHMHQHTHQSSPHHMHSGPPSQLSPAAQQMQPSQTLQTGPPSGGRRRRVVDEDPDERRRKFLERNRAAATRCRQKRKVWVISLEKKAEELTQTNMQLQNEVTMLKNEVTQLKQLLLTHKDCPITTMQKESQGYLSPESSPAGSPSGGPQQQVIQHSSVSTSSTHTH